The Flavobacterium sp. 102 genomic interval CACCATTATCAAAAATAATCACGAAGTTGTTGGTGTCATTACCGCAACTGACAAACCTGCCGGTCGAGGCCAAAAGCTGAAATATTCAGCGGTGAAAGAATATGCATTGGAACACAACCTAAGATTATTACAACCATCGAATTTAAAAGACGAAACTTTTTTGGCCGAATTACAAAGTTTAAATGCCAATTTACAAGTGGTTGTGGCTTTCAGAATGTTGCCTGAGGTTGTTTGGCGCATGCCAAAACTAGGAACCTTTAATCTTCATGCTTCGCTTTTGCCAAACTATCGTGGAGCTGCACCAATCAATTGGGCAATCATTAATGGTGAAACCAAAACCGGTGTGACTACTTTTTTTATTGATGATAAAATTGATACCGGCGCGATGATATTGAGCAAAGAAACAGCAATAAGTTCGGAAGAAAACGCAGGCGAATTACATGACCGATTAATGGAATTAGGCAGCAACGCAGTTGTCGAGACTTTGACTTTAATAGAAAAAGGAAAGGTGGAGACAACTATTCAAATAGATAATTCTGAAATCAAAACCGC includes:
- the fmt gene encoding methionyl-tRNA formyltransferase, which codes for TIIKNNHEVVGVITATDKPAGRGQKLKYSAVKEYALEHNLRLLQPSNLKDETFLAELQSLNANLQVVVAFRMLPEVVWRMPKLGTFNLHASLLPNYRGAAPINWAIINGETKTGVTTFFIDDKIDTGAMILSKETAISSEENAGELHDRLMELGSNAVVETLTLIEKGKVETTIQIDNSEIKTAYKLNRENCKVDWNKSVNEIHNLIRGLSPYPSAWCFFKDNGEEWNVKLYDAKIISEAHSFNVGQIITTKKEIKVAVKDGYIQILSLQLPGKKKMQAHELLNGVTFSERAQAE